The following is a genomic window from Procambarus clarkii isolate CNS0578487 chromosome 52, FALCON_Pclarkii_2.0, whole genome shotgun sequence.
TTTTACATGCAAGACACACTGGGGGATCTTACATGTAAGACACTCTGGAGATCTTACATGTAAGACACACTGGGGGATCTTACATGTAAGACACTCTGAGGATCTTACATGTAAGACACTCTGGGGATCTTACATGTAAGACACTCTGGGGATCTTACATGTAAGACACTCTGTGGATCTTACATGTAAGACACACTGGGGATCTTACATGTAAGACACTCTGGGGATCTTACATGTAAGACACTCTGGGGATCTTACATGTAAGACACTCTGTGGATCTTACATGTAAGACACTCTGTGGATCTTACATGTAAGACACACTGGGGGATCTTACATGTAAGACACTCTGTGGATCTTACATGTAAGACACTCTGGGGATCTTACATGTAGGACACTCTGGGGATCTTACGTGTAAGACACTCTTGGGATTTTACATGTAGGACACTCTGGGGATCTTACATGTAAGACACTCTGGGGATTTTACATGTAGGACACTCAGGGGATCTTACATGTAAGACACAATAGGGATCTTACAAGTAAGACACTCTGGGGAACTCACATGTAGGACACTCTGGGGATCTCACATGTAGGACACTCTAGGGATCTTACATGTAAGACACTCAGGGGATCTTACATGTAAGACACTCTGGGGATCTTACATATAAGACACTCTGGGGATCTTACATGTAAGACACTCTGGGGATCTTACATGTAAGACACACTGGGGGATCTTACATGTAAGACACACTGGGGATCTTACATGTAAGACACTCTGGGGATCTTACATGTAAGACACTCTGGGGATCTTACATTTAAGACACACTGGGGATCTTACATGTAAGACACACTGGGGGATCTTACATGTAAGACACACTGGGGGATCTTACATGTAAGACATTCTGGGGATCTTACGTGTAAGACACACTGGGGGATCTTACATGTAAGACACACTGGGGGATCTTACATGTAAGACACTCTGGGGATCTTACATGTAAGACACAATAGGGATCTTACATGTAAGACACTCTGGGGATCTCACATGTAGGACACTCTTGGGATCTTACATGTAGGACACTCTGGGGATCTTACATGTAAGACACTCTTGGGATCTTACATGTAAGACACTCTTGGGATCTTACATGTAAGACACTCTTGGGATCTTACATGTAAGCCACTCTTGGGATCTTACATGTAAGGCACTCTGGGGATCTTACATGTAAGACACTCTGGGGATCTTACATGTAAGACACTCTGGGGATCTTACATGTAAAACACTCTGGGGATCTTACATGTAAGACACTCTGGGGATCTTACATGTAAGACACACTGGGGATCTTACATGTAAGACACTCTGGGGATCTTACATGTAAGACACTCTGGGGATCTTACATGTAAGACACACTGGGGATCTTACATGTAAGACACACTGGGGGATCTTACATGTAAGACACTCTGGGGATCTCACATGTAAGACACTCTGGGGATCTTACATGTAAGACACTCTGGGGATCTTACATGTAAGACACTCTGGGGATCTTACATGTAAGACACTCTGGGGATCTTACATGTAAGACACTCTGGGGATCTTACATGTAAGACACTCTGGGGATATCACGTGTAAGAACGCATTTCTTAAAACTATTTATAGTTGCTATACATGAGTTTAGATGACTTTACGTCATCAGATGCTCGTTCATCAAGCAAACTTtgtctactgtggtggtgttgtctactgtagtggtggtgtctactgtggtggtggtgtctactgtagtggtggtgtctactgtggtggtggtgtctactgtggtggtggtggagtctactgtggtggtggtgtctactgtggtggaggtgtctactgtggtggtgttgtctactgtggtggtggtgtctactgtggtggtggtgtctactgtggtggtgttgtctactgtggtggtgttgtctactgtggtggtgttgtctactgtggtggtggtgtctactgtggtggtggtgtctactgtggtggtggtgttgtctactgtggtggtggtgtctactgtggtggtggtgtctactgtggtggtggtgttgtctactgtggtggtgttgtctactgtggtggtggtgtctactgtggtggtggtgttgtctactgtggtggtgttgtctactgtggtggtgttgtctactgtggtggtggtgtctactgtggtggtggtgtctactgtggtggtggtgtctactgtggtggtgttgtctactgtggtggtggttgtctactgtggtggtgtgtggtctactgtggtggtgttgtctactgtggtggtggtgtctactgtggtggtgttgtctactgtggtggtggtgttgtctactgtggtggtggtgtctactgtggtggtggtgtctactgTGGGTGTTgtctactgtggtggtgtgtgtctactgtggtggtggtgtctactgtggtggtggtgtctactgtgggtggtgttgtctactgtggtggtggtgtctactgtggtggtgtttgtctactgtggtggtgttgtctactgtggtggtggtgtctactgtggtggtggtgtctactgtggtggtggtgttgtctactgtggtgttgtctactgtggtggtggtgtctactgtggtggtggtgtctactgtggtggtggtggtgtctactgtggtggtggtgtctactgtggtggtggtgtctactgtggtggtgttgtctactgtgggtggtgtggtgtgctactgttgtggtgggtctactgtggtggtggggtctactgtggtggtggtgtctactgtggtaggtggtgtctactgtggtggtgttgtctactgtggtggtggtgtctactgtggtggtggtgtctactgtggtggtggttgtctactgtggtgttgtctactgtggtggtggtgtctactgtggtggtggtgtctactgtggtggtggtggtgtctactgtggtggtgttgtctactgtggtggtggtgtctactgtggtggtgttgtctactgtggtggtggtggtggtgtgtactgttgtggtggtgtctactgtggtggtggtgtctactgtggtggtggtgtctactgtggtggtggtggtgtctactgtggtggtggtggtgtgtactgttgTGGTTGTGTctactgtggtaggtggtgtctactgtggtggtggtgtctactgtggtggtggtggtgtctactgtggtggtggtgtctactgtggtggtggtggtgtctactgtggtggtggtggtgtctactgtggtggtggtgtctactgtgttggtggtggtggtgtctactgtggtggtgttgtcgtactgtggtggtgtggtggtgtctactgtggtggtgtgtgtctactgtggtgggtggtgtctactgtggggggggtggtgtgtactgtggtggtggtggtggtctacatgtggtggtggtggtgtctactgtggtggtggtgtctactgtggtggtggggtgtctactgtggtggtggtggtgttactgtggtggtggtggtggtgtctactgtggtggtggtgtctactgtggtggtggtgtctactgtggtggtggtggtgtctactgtggtggtggtgtctactgtggtggtggtgtctactgtggtggtggtggtgtcgtactgtggtggtgtggtgtctactgtggtggtggtgtctaactgtgtggtggtggtgtctactgtggtggtggtggtgtctactgtggtggtggtggtgtctactgtggtggtggtgtctactgtggtggtggtggtgtctactgtggtggtggtggtgtgtactgtggtggtggtggtggtgtctactgtggtggtggtgtctactgtggtggtggtgtctactgtggtggtggtggtgtgtactgtggtggtggtggtggtgtctactgtggtggtggtgtctactgtggtggtggtggtgtctactgtggtggtggtggtgtctactgtggtggtggtgtctactgtggtggtggtgtctactgtggtggtggtggtggtgtctactgtggtggtggtgtctactgtggtggtggtggtgtctactgtggtggtggtggtgtctactgtggtggtggtggtgtgtactgtggtggtggtggtgtgtactgtggtggtggtggtgtctactgtggtggtggtgtctactgtggtggtggtggtgtctactgtggtggtggtggtgtctactgtggtggtggtgtctactgtggtggtggtgtctactgtggtggtggtggtggtgtctactgtggtggtggtgtctactgtggtggtggtggtggtgtctactgtggtggtggtgtctactgtggtggtggtggtgtctactgtggtggtggtggtgtctactgtggtggtggtggtgtgtactgtggtggtggtgttttaagAAAGATTTAAGAAAAACAAATGGAAGAGAAAGACACACAAGTGATTAGAACAAAAATCCAAAATAACTTTTCACGAAtgcaaaaaacaaaataaaactcTCCAATAATACTGGACCTATACACACATTTGTTGGTTCATTCACAGAGGACGACAAATACATCTGAGTATTTGTCGCCTCCCAAAATACTCGCAAAAGAACAGTGCGAGGCTACCGTTGTTCAGTATTACTCAATGGCTTCTGTTCGTTAGGTAATTAAAGATCAGTCATCCTCCCTCTGGGAGCAATTTTGTTTTTGAACATTTTCagagcaataacaccatggtcatatTTCTCAAAAGCTCTCTCGAAATCCgtgttacatcagcgttttgctgGTGATCCATGGCAGCAGCGACCGTGTTACAGTGGTCTAGTAACTGTGAGACACGAGCGCCATGCTGTGTACCCATGCTCAGAGCACGGCGCTGATTATGTAGATATTGACCCCAGGGGGTTTgtcatcttacttcttagcacactCTTTCAAATGCGTTTTATTATGTATACTATTTATACTATCGATCAGTCATTTTTTGCGTCTACTTTATTATCTCCTTTGTGCAGTGGCGCGATCTTCACTATTGCAAATGTGTCGGAGACAAGAACGGCATCTAGGCTCGGAATGTGTCACTCAATGGTGGCAACTGTCGCAGAAACACCTTAGTCTTTGAATGAATCACGTGAGGGTAAACAGTTAATAAATTTGGCCACTAGGCCTAAAGATAATGATAATGTAGGCCTACTCACCATGTCTTCACCTCGACGTTTTCTCATTTaacgtcttctttcttcttcgtgTCGGAGTGAGTGTCGGAGTGGGTgtcggtgggtgtggtgggtgaagCCTTGGCCCCggcgtggtgctgctgttggtggtggtgctgttggtgctgctggtggtgctgttggtgctgctggtggagctgttggtgctgctggtggtgcttcgcctccttcagcttcttctCCTTCAGCGAGGGCTGCGGGTCACCAGGTACTgttagtatggtggtggtggtggggtactgGGGGGTGGAACAGTGGCTTCTGTGTGAGGGGGGACACTGAGGGGTGGAACAGTGGCtgctgtgtgaggggggacacTGAGGGGTGGAACAGTGgctgctgtgtgaggggggggggcactggggggggggtagaacagtggctgctgtgtgagggggggcacTGGGGGGGGTGGAACAGTGGCTGCTGTGTGAGGGGGGACTATGGGGGGTGGAACAGTGGCTGTGTGAGGGGGGTGCACTGAGGGGTGGAACAGTGgctgctgtgtgagggggggacactGAGGGGTGGAACAGTGgctgctgtgtgagggggggacactggggggggggtggaacagTGGCTGCTATGTGAGGGGGGGACACTGGGGGGTGGAACAGTGGCtgctgtgtgaggggggacacTGAGGGGTGGAACAGTGgctgctgtgtgaggggggggcacTGGGGGGGTGGAACAGTGGCtgctgtgtgaggggggacacggggggTGGAACAGTGTCtgctgtgtgaggggggacactgggggatggtacagtggctgctgtgtgagggggactctgggggggggggtggaacagtggctgctgtgtgaggggggacacgggAGGTGGAACAGTGTCtgctgtgtgaggggggacactgggggtaggaacagtggctgctgtgtgagggggactctggggggggggtggaacagtggctgctgtgtgaggggggacacggggggTGGAACAGTGTCtgctgtgtgaggggggacacTGGGGGTTGGAACAGTGGCTGCTGTGTGAGGGGGGCACTGGGGGGGTGGAACAGTGgctgctgtgtgagggggggggcactGGGGGTGGAACAGTGgctgctgtgtgagggggggacactGGGGGGGTGGAACAGTGGCtgctgtgtgaggggggacactgggggatggtacagtggctgctgtgtgagggggacactgggggatggtacagtggctgctgtgtgagggggggacactGGGGGGTGGAACAGTGGCTGCTGTGTGAGGGGGACACTGGGGGGTGGAACAGTGGCTGCTGTGTGAGGGGGGCACTGGGGGGTGGAACAGTGACTGCTGTGTGAGGGGGGCACTGGGGGTTGGAACAGTGgctgctgtgtgagggggggcacTGGGGGGGTGGAACAGTGgctgctgtgtgaggggggggcacTGGGGGTGGAACAGTGgctgctgtgtgagggggggacactGGGGGGTGGAACAGTGgctgctgtgtgagggggggacactggggggggggtggaacagtggctgctgtgtgagggggggacactGGGGGGTGGAACAGTGactgctgtgtgagggggggatggAACAGTGGCTGctgtgtgtgagggggacactGGGGGGTGGAACAGTGgctgctgtgtgagggggggcacTGGGGGGTGGAACAGTGgctgctgtgtgaggggggggcacTGGGGGGTGGAACAGTGGCtgctgtgtgaggggggacacTGGGGGGTGGAACAGTGgctgctgtgtgaggggggggcacTGGGGGCTGGAACAGTGgctgctgtgtgagggggggcacTGGGGGGTGGAACAGTGgctgctgtgtgagggggggcacTGGGGGCTGGAACAGTGGCTGCTGTGTGAGGGGGGCACTGGGGGGTGGAACAGTGgctgctgtgtgagggggggcacGGGGGGGTGGAACAGTGgctgctgtgtgagggggggcacTGGGGGGGTGGAACAGTGgctgctgtgtgagggggggcactgggggatggtacagtgaCTGCTGTGTGAGGGGGGCACTGGGGGGTGGAACAGTGgctgctgtgtgagggggggggcacgGGGGGGTGGAACAGTGgctgctgtgtgagggggggcacTGGGGGGTGGAACAGTGgctgctgtgtgagggggggcactgggggatggtacagtgaCTGCTGTGTGAGGGGGGCACTGGGGGGTGGAACAGTGgctgctgtgtgagggggggcacTGGGGGCTGGAACAGTGGCTGCTGTGTGAGGGGGGCACTGGGGGGTGGAACAGTGgctgctgtgtgaggggggggcacTGGGGGGGTGGAACAGTGgctgctgtgtgagggggggcacTGGGGGGGTGGAACAGTGGCTGCTGTGTGAGGGGGAGACActgggggatggtacagtgactgctgtgtgagggggacactgggggggggggggtggaacagTGGCTGCTGTGTGAGGGGACCCTGGGGGATGGTACCGTGactgctgtgtgagggggggcacGGGGGGGTGGAACAGTGgctgctgtgtgagggggggcacGGGGGGGGTGGAACAGTGgctgctgtgtgaggggggggcacGGGGGGTGGAACAGTGGCtgctgtgtgaggggggacactgggggggggtggaacagtgactgctgtgtgaggggggacactggggggggggtggaacagtgactgctgtgtgaggggggacactgggggggggggtggaacagtgactgctgtgtgaggggggacacTGGGGGGGGTGGAACAGTGACtgctgtgtgaggggggacactgggggggggggggtggaacagtggctgctgtgtgaggggggggacacTAGTAGCATATATGACGGGTCAGCCCAAACCGACGGGTCTAGGCGGACCCGTCAGGGGGTTTCAAGGAAAATTTGTCTGAGTTTAAGATAGGCTAAGTTGTCAGGGGTTTCCAGGCTACATTGTCTCAGCTTTTCACTTGCCGCtaagatgcccaaccacttgggctggacggtagagcggcggtctcgtttcatgcaggtcggcgttcaatccccgatcgtccacaagtggttgggcaccattcctttccttcgtcccatcccaaatccttatcctggccccttctcagtgctacaaagtcgtaatggctttgtgcTTCCCCCTGATACTTCCCTTCCCTTGGCGCTAAGATGCCACCCATTTAAGACTGATTTTTTTCAGATAATAAGTTTATTAGTTTGTTAAGGATTTCTTATAAGGGAAATTCAGAGCCAAAGTCGCCCTTGAGGCGTTCCTATCGAAACGCTACGGTTAAACAGATATTTTAAATGATATgatacagtcatatttcagacgtattaAGAAATGAAAATAAAGTTACGGAGCTCCAGTTCTTGTCCCCGTCTTGGTAGTGTCTCCTATCTTCGTAAATAACCAATCGATTCCCTTGAAAATTATTAGCCTTGTATTtcggacgtagtaaataagatcaaagccgtaacagagctctggctcttgtccCCCGCCTTAGATCACTCGTACTACTTCTGTAGTATCTATCCAAATCCCCGGAAATGTAAAACTGCTTTATTTTAGAAATAGTAAAATACAACAATCTAGTTACCGAGTTGCAGCTCCCGTCCCCCGCCTTAGTTCATTCGTACAACTCCGTTATTATCTGATAAATTTCCTCAAGATATAAGACCGCTACATTTCGTACGTAGTAAAATAGTTCAAAACAATTACCGCGCCCATATCTTCTCTTACCCCCAGCTCCCCAtctaccccccctcacccctataTCTCCCCCCCTCCACGTCTTACTCCTTCCATACATTTATCCCTTCATTTTACCCCTACCCCGCACCGTCGTCTCTCCTATCTCCCTCACCCCTTACCTacccccctcccttaccttcccgactcccccccacacccttatctccccctccctcacctctttCTCTCCCACATCTCACCCATTcctctactcccccttccccagaTTCATTCACAACTCTGCACCTTCAAGAACTTGAAATACAACAATTACTAATAATCT
Proteins encoded in this region:
- the LOC123763692 gene encoding ell-associated factor Eaf-like; translation: MSLVTVLGSMGNGGRVPGKANVYGFGGIPPSLKEKKLKEAKHHQQHQQLHQQHQQHHQQHQQHHHQQQHHAGAKASPTTPTDTHSDTHSDTKKKEDVK